GGCCTGCTCTGGCCGCTCGTCGCCCTGGTGATCGGTCTGGCCGGCATCGCGTACTGGGAACATCAGCAGCACATTCAGGATCTGGCGGACATCGATGCCGCCGTATTGAGCGACGAGCTGCCGTTGTCGGCCTATGCCGATCACGGGTTCAATGCCTATCTGAAGCGTGCCCAGTAGTTCCACCCTTCCCAACCGCCCAGTGACGCGACGCAACGTACTCTTCCTGGTCGCCGCGCTGATCGTGGCCGGTCTTGCCGGCACGGCAGCACTGCGCCGCGCCCAGACGCCGGCCCCCGTGTCCGATGCGCCACCGACGATCGGCGCCTCGGCTTCGGGCGCTGCACCGACGAACGCCCCGGTGGGCAGTCTGTCCGCCAGCGCGCCGCAGGCGGGTAGCGCGGCGCCCGCCGCGGCGCTGCCTTCGCCCGGCGGATACTGGGCCAAGCTGTCCCCGGCACAGCAGGAAGCCCTCGCTCCCCTCGCGCAGGACTGGAATCGCATGGGCGAGCGTCAGCGCGAGAAGTGGATCGAGATCGCCAAGCGCTTCCATGCGCTCTCGCCCGAGGGTCGCAAGCGTCTGCATGACCGCATGGCCGACTGGGTGCGTCTGACGCCCGAGCAGCGC
The Pandoraea pulmonicola DNA segment above includes these coding regions:
- a CDS encoding DUF3106 domain-containing protein: MTRRNVLFLVAALIVAGLAGTAALRRAQTPAPVSDAPPTIGASASGAAPTNAPVGSLSASAPQAGSAAPAAALPSPGGYWAKLSPAQQEALAPLAQDWNRMGERQREKWIEIAKRFHALSPEGRKRLHDRMADWVRLTPEQRKLARESYQNARALPPERKAQVWQQYQQLTEEQKSRLAADDKKQANRPNVVSAPPSGRTGVKNPYAVVHRKDAAAAGRNGALPAPATAPASTASAPVAALPAPASTAPSTAASSASASAAGASAANADKNGDAVFNSDLYHHN